ACGCGGTCGCGCAGGCCCGCGCGGGGCAGCCCGGCCCGGCCGACATCGAGGCCGCCAGCACCCTGCTGAAAGTCATCGCCGACCCCACCCGCCTGAAACTCCTGAGCGCCCTGCAGGGCGGGGAACTATGTGTGTGCGACCTGTCCGCCGTGATCGGCCTGAGCGAGAGCGCCGTCAGCCACCAGCTGCGCCTGCTGCGCGAACAGCGGATCGTGACCTTCCGCAAGCAGGGCCGCGTGGCGTACTACCGCCTGCTGGACGCTCACGTCGCTGGCCTGATCGGCGTGGTCCTCGACCACGTGCGCGAGCCGGTGCCTTCCTGACCGGCGCGCGGGCGCCACTCAGGCGAAGCGGGCGAGGTCCGGGTTGGCCTTGAGTTGCTGCACGACCTTCTTGATGTCCTGCGTGCGGTCCTTGCGGACGACCAGCGTGACGTCCCCGGCGCGGACCACGACCACGTCCTCGAGGCCGATGGTGGCGATCAGGTCGTCGCCGCCCGTGGTGTACATGATCGCGCCGCCGGTGTCGAGGCTGACGTGGCGGCCCACGGCGACGTTCGAGCCGTCACCCTTGAGCAGCCGTTCCAGGGCGTTCCAGTCACCCAGGTCATCCCAGCCGAAACTGGCGGGAATCACGGCGACGTTCCGGGCGCGTTCCATGATGGCGTAGTCCACGCTGATCTTGGGCAGGTCCGGGTACACCTGCCGCAGCCCGCCGCGCACCTTCGCGGCCTCGGCCATGGGGCCGTACAGGTCGGGGACGAGTTCCTCGAAGGCGGCGAGGATGGTGCTGACCTTCCAGATGAACATCCCGGAGTTCCACAGGTAGTTGCCGGTGTCCAGGAAGGCCTGCGCGGTCGGCGCGTCGGGTTTCTCCGCGAAGCGCTGCACGCGGTACACGCCGGTCTGCGCGTCCTGCTCGCCCTTCTCGATGTACCCGTAGCCGGTGGCGGGGTACTGGGGCTGCATGCCGAGCGTGACGAGCACGTCGTTGTCCTGCGCGTAGGCCACGGCGCGTTCCAGGGTCGCGGCGAAGGCCGCCGGATCATCCACGCGGTGATCGGCCGGGAAGACGCCCATCACGGCGTCCGGGTCGTCGCGGTGCACGGTGAGCGCGCCGTACAGGATCGCGGCGGCCGTGTCGCGCGGCACGGGCTCGACCAGCAGGTTCTCCAGCGGCAGTTCCGGCAGGTGCTCGAGCACGTGCGAGCGGTGCTCGTTGGCGGTGACGACCATCAGGCGTTCCAGGCCGCCGGGCAGTCCGGCCGTGAGGCGTTCGGCGGTGGTCTGCAGCAGGCTGCGGCCACTGGCTTCCAGGGTCAGGAACTGCTTGGGTTTGCTCTTACGCGACAGCGGCCAGAAGCGCTCGCCGCTCCCACCTGCCAGGATCACCGGGTAGAAGGTCATGCCCGCATCTTATCCCCGGCGTGTGCGCGCCACGCCCCTACTGTGTGCCCCCACCCGCAGGGGGAGCGCCAGGGCCTGAAAAATGAACGCAGGGCGTGGCGTGTCAGAGTAGGCTGTGCCTCATGAAGCTCACTTTCGGCACTGACGGCTGGCGCGGCGTGATCGCCGACGAGTTCACCTTCGCCAACGTGGGGCGCGTGGCCCGCGCGCACGCGCAGGCGCTGCTGGACGCTGGGGGCCGCTCGGCGGTCGTGGCGCACGACACCCGGTTCCTGGGGGGCGCGTTTGCCCGCTCGGCCGGTGAGACCTTGCAGGCGGCGGGCCTGAACGTGACGGTCCTGAAGGGCGCCACACCTACGCCGGCACTGTCGTACGCGGTGCGGGCCGGCAGGCACGCGGGCGGCGTGATGATCACCGCCAGCCATAACCCGGGGCAGTACCAGGGGTACAAACTCAAGGGCGCGTACGGCGGAAGCGCCACGCCCGCGCTGGTCGCCGAGGTCGAGGCGCGGCTGGACGGCCCGGCCACGCCCCGCGCCGCCGGGCAGCTAACAGAGGCGGACGTGCGCGGCGAGTACCTGGGCGCACTGGCAACACTGGTGGACACCAGCGCGATCCGCCGGGCGGGCCTGCCGGTGTACCACGACGCCATGCACGGCGCCGCCGGAGGCTGGATCGAGGAGTTCACGCGCGAGTACCTGGGCGTGCCGTTCCACGGACTGCGGGCCGCGCCGGACCCGCTGTTCGGGGGCGTGAACCCGGAACCCATTCCGCAGAACCTGCAATCCACCATGCAGGTCATGCGGGACGTGAGCGGCCCGGCCTTCGCGATGGTCACGGACGGCGACGCCGACCGCATCGGAGCGGTGCTGTCCGGGGGGAGGTTCTTCAACAGTCACCAGATCTTCGCGGTGCTGCTGCACCACCTCGCCTCGCAGGGCAAGCGGGGGATCGTGGTGCGGACCGTGTCGACCAGCGGCATCATCGAGCGGCTCGCGCAGCATCACGGACTGCGGGTCCTGCAGACGCCGGTGGGCTTCAAGTACATCACCGAGGCGTTCCTGCACGGCGAGGCGCACCCGGAGGACGCCGTGCTGATCGGCGGCGAGGAATCCGGCGGGATCGGCGTGCAGGGGCACGTGCCGGAACGTGACGGGCTGCTGAACGGCCTGCTGCTGCAGGAGACGGTCGCGGTCAGCGGGCTGGGCCTGGACGAGCAGTTCGCGCAGATCGAGGCGCTGGTCGGGTTCCGGCACCACTACGACCGGGTGGACCTGCACCTGCCCCGCCCCATCGACCGGGCGGCCCTGATGGAGGACATCGCGGGCCTGGGGTCGCTGGGCGGCCACACCGTGCTGGACGTCGTGACGATGGACGGCGTGAAACTGGTGTTCGGCGGCGGGTACGGCATGGTGCGGGCGTCCGGGACCGAGCCGGTCGTGCGCCTGTACGTGGAGGCCCCCAGCGACGCCGAGGTGCAGGGCATCCTGAACGAACTGCGCGAGCGGACCCTGCGGCACCTGCCGAGCTGAAACGGGCTGGCCGGGACAGCAGGAACCGTCCCGGCCATCGGAAACGCGTCTCAGCGCAGCGCCATGCCTGTCACGTACTGAATGCGGATGTGGCGGTCCCTGGAGGCCTGCGCGCCCCGACCCTTGCCGGGCTCTCCGACCAGACGGGCGTTCAGGTACGGCGTGTTCCCGCTGCCGCGCTCGATGCTGAGGGGTTCGAGTTCCTCCAGGACGCTGCGCCCGGCGCTGGGCTGCCCCGACCAGCCGACGTACTTCTCGACGTTGTACTGCACCAGCACACGCTGCCCGGCCTCGATGGCGCGTTCCAGGAAGGCGCGTTTCTGGCGGGTGTCGTCCATGATGGTCAGTTCCGCCGAGCGGTTCTCCGGAACGTTCAGGTCCGTGGTGGGGCTCAGGCCCAGGGCGTCCAGGGCGCGGCGCACGGCGTCCACGTTCGCGGCGTCCACCGTGAACAGGTTCGGGCCGATCACCGGGCCGATCAATCCTTTCAGGCGCGGGTGCGCGGCGAGCATGGCGGCCTGCGGGTGAGACAGCAACGCCACGCTCGCCAGCGAGGGCGGCGGCGTCTGGCCGCTCCAGACGCCCAGTTGCAGCCGCAGCGCGCCCGGCAGGCGGCCCTTGACGCGCGCTTCGAGGTCCGGCAGGAACGAGGTGGGCAGAGCGCCGGGCGGGGTGGGGCGCAGTTCCAGGCGGCCGTCCACGCGGGTGGTCACGCGGCCACGCAGGAGGCCGCGGGCGTGCAGGTCCACGCTGCCCTCAGCGCGGAAGGAGCCGTCCGGGTCGAACAAGAACGCCGGGACGGGCGGAGCGTCAGCCAGCAGGACCGGCGTGCCGGACGGGAGTTTGAAGGCGGGGGTGCCGGGCAGCAGGAAACGCTCGCCGACCGGCGTGCCCCCGATTTTCTTCAGGGCGGCGCCGCGCTCGGCGGACGTGGGGTACTCGAGCAGCGTGGCCGCGCGGTGCAGGGTCAGGCGGTCGCGCCGCGCTGCCCAATCTTCCAGGCTGCGCTGCACGCCCGGCGCGAGGGGCGTGGCGGACCCGGCCTGCAACCCGGCGAGCAGGTCCGGGAGGCTCAGGCCGCTTTCCAGCGCGGCGTACACGCTCTGGCGTGTCAGGCGGTACGACGCGGTCTGCTCGTCGAAACGCACGGCCTCGGCGGCGGCCAGCAGGGGCCGTTGCGCGGGCGTGAGGTTGGTGGGGTACACCAGCAGGTCGAAGTTCGGTTGCAGGATCCAGGCCGGGCCGGACGAAGCGGGCGGGGTCATCAGGTGCGCGGGCGTGACGGCCGAGTCCGGTCCCTCGCCGCTCACGTGGACGAGGCCGCCCGCGCTCAACTGCCCGCGCAGCGCTGCGGCCACCCACCGGTCCAGCGCGTCGGGCCGGACAGACTGACCGGGCCGGGAACCCAGCAGTTCCGGCGGCGTGACCAGCCGGGTCAGGCGGATCACCTCGGCCTGCGTGGTCGCGTGCGGCAGGGCGCGCAGCACGGCGCCCAGCAGTCGCCGCACGACCGTGACCGAGTTGAAGGACGCCCGGGCGTCCTCCGGCTGGACGTGCCCGCCCGGGCTGCTCAGAACGGCGCGCAGCCGCGCCGGGTCGAGGGTCGTCAGG
The DNA window shown above is from Deinococcus aquaticus and carries:
- a CDS encoding ArsR/SmtB family transcription factor; its protein translation is MSDHAALADHAALCEVSCLHPHAVAQARAGQPGPADIEAASTLLKVIADPTRLKLLSALQGGELCVCDLSAVIGLSESAVSHQLRLLREQRIVTFRKQGRVAYYRLLDAHVAGLIGVVLDHVREPVPS
- a CDS encoding phosphoglucomutase/phosphomannomutase family protein; this encodes MKLTFGTDGWRGVIADEFTFANVGRVARAHAQALLDAGGRSAVVAHDTRFLGGAFARSAGETLQAAGLNVTVLKGATPTPALSYAVRAGRHAGGVMITASHNPGQYQGYKLKGAYGGSATPALVAEVEARLDGPATPRAAGQLTEADVRGEYLGALATLVDTSAIRRAGLPVYHDAMHGAAGGWIEEFTREYLGVPFHGLRAAPDPLFGGVNPEPIPQNLQSTMQVMRDVSGPAFAMVTDGDADRIGAVLSGGRFFNSHQIFAVLLHHLASQGKRGIVVRTVSTSGIIERLAQHHGLRVLQTPVGFKYITEAFLHGEAHPEDAVLIGGEESGGIGVQGHVPERDGLLNGLLLQETVAVSGLGLDEQFAQIEALVGFRHHYDRVDLHLPRPIDRAALMEDIAGLGSLGGHTVLDVVTMDGVKLVFGGGYGMVRASGTEPVVRLYVEAPSDAEVQGILNELRERTLRHLPS
- a CDS encoding mannose-1-phosphate guanylyltransferase codes for the protein MTFYPVILAGGSGERFWPLSRKSKPKQFLTLEASGRSLLQTTAERLTAGLPGGLERLMVVTANEHRSHVLEHLPELPLENLLVEPVPRDTAAAILYGALTVHRDDPDAVMGVFPADHRVDDPAAFAATLERAVAYAQDNDVLVTLGMQPQYPATGYGYIEKGEQDAQTGVYRVQRFAEKPDAPTAQAFLDTGNYLWNSGMFIWKVSTILAAFEELVPDLYGPMAEAAKVRGGLRQVYPDLPKISVDYAIMERARNVAVIPASFGWDDLGDWNALERLLKGDGSNVAVGRHVSLDTGGAIMYTTGGDDLIATIGLEDVVVVRAGDVTLVVRKDRTQDIKKVVQQLKANPDLARFA
- a CDS encoding helicase-associated domain-containing protein, whose protein sequence is MSGPTDQGPFTKANAKVALDAVAALEERKAQDFDDSISRLPRAYQQRIAARYSGEKVGSGARAAEVIGQVRSSPEALRTLVASLSVMERAALSEVARQGGFMDGWDLHVFLRLRDLRGDQRVFGGPKGRVGDFSVPEFTGAAALWELLTGGLLLPEALPNVWMQSYYSQFEPLGRLPSRVLLDPRLRPLLPPEPAPPITALPTEVPAAPGQTDLTPLRLLEVLRGVRLHPLAVTKTGTISRASLKNLARSVTAVDDLEGWVIAALNLGLMIREGDRVTVTAQAERHLTTLDPARLRAVLSSPGGHVQPEDARASFNSVTVVRRLLGAVLRALPHATTQAEVIRLTRLVTPPELLGSRPGQSVRPDALDRWVAAALRGQLSAGGLVHVSGEGPDSAVTPAHLMTPPASSGPAWILQPNFDLLVYPTNLTPAQRPLLAAAEAVRFDEQTASYRLTRQSVYAALESGLSLPDLLAGLQAGSATPLAPGVQRSLEDWAARRDRLTLHRAATLLEYPTSAERGAALKKIGGTPVGERFLLPGTPAFKLPSGTPVLLADAPPVPAFLFDPDGSFRAEGSVDLHARGLLRGRVTTRVDGRLELRPTPPGALPTSFLPDLEARVKGRLPGALRLQLGVWSGQTPPPSLASVALLSHPQAAMLAAHPRLKGLIGPVIGPNLFTVDAANVDAVRRALDALGLSPTTDLNVPENRSAELTIMDDTRQKRAFLERAIEAGQRVLVQYNVEKYVGWSGQPSAGRSVLEELEPLSIERGSGNTPYLNARLVGEPGKGRGAQASRDRHIRIQYVTGMALR